In Chloroflexota bacterium, the genomic stretch CCTCCGCTACGTTATGGCCGATCGCCATCTTCAGCGCCACGCGCTCCACGTAAGGCCCGGTGGACGTCCACTCGGCATTTGTGCTCCCGGGCGAAGCGTGGATGAACGCGGCGATGCCCGATCCCTCCAGCTCCTGCCAGAGCGCGGTGTACCGCTTGTGGCTCAAGAAACCGCCGCCGTAATAGGCGGGACGGATGAACACCGCCTTGAAGCCGCTCTTCGCGATGCGCCGCAGCTCTGCCAGGGCAAAGCCCGTATCCTGGACGGGGAGGACGGCCACCGGGAAGAGACGCTGGCTGTTCACCTTGGCGAAGTCGGCGATCCAATCGTTGTACGCCCGCGCCAGCGCATGGGCCAGGTCGGGATTCTCCACAAGCGGGAAATACTCCGCGAACGTCGTCGGAAAGAGAAGCGCTTGCTTCACTCCCATGGCGTCCATGTCCTTCAGGCGCGCCGCTGCATCCCACGCCCCGGGGTTGATGGGGTGGAAGGCTCGCGGGTCCAGGTCGCCGATCTGCTCCGGCGTCATCCCGGGCCGCCAGATCGCCTGCCGGAAGATGCGGCTGGAGTTCATCGGCTTGGCCGATCTGCCGTTCAGGATCGTCGTGATAACGCCCGAGGCGTCGAGATTGAAGTAGAAGGCCGAGCGCGCGGCGACTCGGTACGCGGCATCCAGGTGCTGCTCCCAGATGGCAGCCGGCTCCAGGATGTAGCTGCAGCTGTCGAAGACTGTTGTTGCTGTTGCGGTGGTCATGGTCGTCTCCTGCGCGGTTAGCGCTTCACGTGGTGATGGCGTCCGCGCGGATAGGCCTCTCTCTCCCACCACTGCTCCAGGTCTTCGCTCTTCGGGAACCACGCCGGCCGCTCGATCACCGAAGGCGCCTCCGTCACAAAGAGCTTCTGCTCGATGCCGTACATCCGGCATGCGTTCTCGCCCATCAGCCGCTTCTGCACCGCGAGGGGCACGCCCGCCTCCTCCATCTCCTTGATGCCGCTCCAGGCGTCCGCCGCGTCATGGTGATAGGCGTCTGACGCCCAGATGCCCACCTTCTGGAAGCGGTCCCACTGGCGGAAGACCGGCGTCTCGTCCGATTCGAAGGAGATGACGCACTGCTCCTCAAAGGCCTCGCTCGGCAGCCGCTTCGCGGGGAAGAGTCTCTCCTGGCGGTAGAGCTTGAACAGCCGGTCGCAGTGGTCCAGAAGCGGCGGTAGCCAGGTGGCGTTGCACTCAAAGATCGCCATTTTCAGCTTCGGATAGCGGTCCAGGAAGCCGGAAAGGAAGACCTGCGCCAGCCATGTCATCCCTTCGTAGATGAAACTCATCGTCTGCGTATCCGGCGCGCGCACTGCCCCTTCCCCTGCGCGCATCAGCATCTCGCCCGGCGTCACCATCGTGGCGCTCGGCTCGGAAGGGGGTGTTGGAAAGGCGTGCATCCCCAGCACCATGCCCGTCTCCTGGAACGTGCGGAACACCAGGTCGTACGTCGCCACACTTGCCGCGTCCGCCGTTCGCACCAGGCGGTTCGGGTAGCTCCCCCGCGCGTCTATCGGGCGGATAAGCCCCACTTTGATGCCCAGCTTGGAGGCGCGCTTGATCTCCTCAGCCGCCGCCCCCGGACTCTGCACCGGCAGCGCTGCCGCCGCGTACAGCCGCCCCGGCGCCTGCTTGCACCAGTCCAGCGACCAGTTGTTATACGCCCGGCAGAAGGCCGCCGCTCCCTCGATGCTCTCCACGAACGGCAGGTGTGCCACCATCATCGTCGGGATCACCAGCACCTGGTCTATCCCCATCAGATCCATCTCTTTGACCCGGGCACGGGGGTCCTTTGCCCCCTTGTGCTCCACGTAGTCCGCCTGCTCCGGCGTCAGCGGCATCTGGCCCAGCTTCCGGATGATCTTCTTGTTGAAGCCTGGCCCCGCGATGCAGATTGGGTTGAACGTCGGGAACTCGGAGTTCGCCCCGCCGATTACCTCCGTCCGCCCGTTCAGCACCGCGTGTTTCGCGTCCTTCCAGTAGGAGCGCTTCACCAAGTCGCGGTACTCCGGCTCCACGTAGTCCCATATCTCGAACGGATCGTTGATGTGCGCGTCGCAATCGAACACCGGGAAGCTCTTCTTGTGCGTCACCCCATCCTCCTCGAATGAAAGATATGACTCTATCGCGGTGCCGCGTCTGGGCCGCTCAGGGGAAAGCCGATGGAAACTCGCCCGTCTAGTTCAAGTGATAGATGCGCTGCGAGTTCTCGAACACGATCTTGCGCCGCTCGTGCTCGGGCACCCCGGGCAGCGATTGCTCGACGCTCTTATGGCTGTAGGGCCATGTCGTGTCCGTGTGCGGGTAGTCGGACTCCCACAGCAGGTTATCGATGCCGATCATGTGCCGGCACGCCACGCCCGCGGCGTCGCTGATGAACGCCACGTAGCACTGGCGGTGGAAATACTCGGACGGCTTTTGTGTAAGCTGCGACTTCGTCCAGTAGCGGTGGCGGTTGTAGGTGTAGTCGGCGCGCTCCAGGAAATACGGCACCCAGCCGATGCCCCCCTCGCTGGAAACCACCTTCAGCTTCGGGTGCCGGTGCAGCATGCCCGTCCAGATGATGTCGGAGAGTATCTGGAAGTTGCTCAAGGGCGCGGACGTGATGTATGACTCCGCAGTCCCTGGTAGGGGATTCTTCAAGAACTCCGAGCCGCCTCGCTTCGCCGATGAGATGTGCAGGTTGATCGCGATGTCCATCTCCTCGCACGCCGACCACACCAGGTCGTACCACGGGTCAACGAACGATTTGCAGTCCTTCGCCCCCTCCAGGTAGCACGGGATGGAGACGGCCTTCACGCCTCGCTTCACGATGCGGTTCAACTCCTTTACTGCCATCTGGGGGTTGTACAGGGGCAGGATGCCGAGACCGATGAGTCGCCCAGGCGCCGTCGGCTGAAACTCTTCGACTACCCAGTCGTTGTATGTGGCGATCGCCCAGTCGCGCAGTTCAGGGTCGTTGATACTGAAGAAGTTCTCACCGCCAAGGCTCGGCACCGTGGGGAAGCAGACCTGCGTCTTCACGCCGTCCAGGTCCATGTCAGCCACCCGCGCCTTTGGGTCGTAGCACCCCAAGCGCATGTCCCTATAGTTCTGCGCCTTGGCGGTGTACTCCTCGAACGACTTGCCCGCCATGGCGGAGAGCCCGATGTTCGGCGTTGCCCGGTCCTCCACCTTCCACATCTCCACACCGTCAGCCCCCACCACGATCTTCGGGGCCTTCTCCTTCAGCTTCGTCGGCGCGCGTTTCGTCCACACGTCGGCAGGCTCGATGATATGGTCGTCCGCTGAGATGAGATCAAGTTTGCCGTACGGCTTTTTTGGGATTTCAAACATGGGGTCCTCCTCTGAGTTGCGGTCTCTGAATTGGATGGCTGTAGTATCGGTGCAGCATCCCGGAAATACAAGACGTGAGATTCGCTTCTGGCACCGTCTCTTCTAGCGCCTCTTCCCCTGCTTCGGAGCCTTCGGCGGTATTCCCAGCAGCTCGATCT encodes the following:
- a CDS encoding amidohydrolase produces the protein MFEIPKKPYGKLDLISADDHIIEPADVWTKRAPTKLKEKAPKIVVGADGVEMWKVEDRATPNIGLSAMAGKSFEEYTAKAQNYRDMRLGCYDPKARVADMDLDGVKTQVCFPTVPSLGGENFFSINDPELRDWAIATYNDWVVEEFQPTAPGRLIGLGILPLYNPQMAVKELNRIVKRGVKAVSIPCYLEGAKDCKSFVDPWYDLVWSACEEMDIAINLHISSAKRGGSEFLKNPLPGTAESYITSAPLSNFQILSDIIWTGMLHRHPKLKVVSSEGGIGWVPYFLERADYTYNRHRYWTKSQLTQKPSEYFHRQCYVAFISDAAGVACRHMIGIDNLLWESDYPHTDTTWPYSHKSVEQSLPGVPEHERRKIVFENSQRIYHLN